The Deltaproteobacteria bacterium genomic interval CTACGGCGGCATGGGGCTGTTCGGCATCCACCTCGACATCGGCACGGCGATGCTGGCGTCTCTCACGCTGGGCCAGGGGGTGGACTACGCGGTGCACCTGCTCGGCGCCTGGAAGGCGCGCGAGGACGAGCCGATGAGCGCCGCGGCCAGCCGCGCGGTCCGCCACGCGGGGCCCTCGATCATCGCCAACGCGCTGATGGTAGGCGCCGGCTTCGGCGTCTTGACCCTGGGCGAGGCCGTGCCGGTCAGAAACCTGGGCGGCCTCACGGCGGCGGCGATGCTCGTGGCGGCCGTGGCCACCTTCCTCACCATTCCCGCGCTGGCGCGCCGTTCGCGCTACGAGCTCGGCGCGCGCGAGCGGCGCCTGGCGCGGTTGCCGGATGCAGACCTTGCCCCCCTGGAGGACAGATGACCGGACGATGGCCTGCGTGGCCCCTTGCGTGTGCGCTCTCGCTCACGGCGACCTCCGTGTTCGCCGATGCGAAGGGCGAGAGCTGGCTGAAGAAGCTGGACCAGGCGCTCAGTCGCCCCAGAGACCAGGAGATGCTGACGGAGATGGTGATCCAGGCCCCGGCGGGTGAGCCCCGGCGCATCGGCATCCGCGTGCACGTGCGCGGGGGCAGGCGGCACATGGAACTGCTCTATCCGGGGGACGTGAAGGGGACGAAGATCCTCTCCCTCTCGCGCACGCAGATGTACGTCTACCTGCCGGCCTACAAGAAGATCCGCCGCATCGCGACGCACGTGCGCGACCAGTCGCTCTTCGGCGCCGACTACAACTACGACGACATGTCCACGCCGACCTACGGGGACCTCTACCACGCCGAGTTCCTCGGCGAGACGAAGACGCAGGTGCGCCTGCGGGCCACGCTGCGGGCCGGGCAGATCTCCCCCTACGGGAAGATCGAGTTCACGCTGCGCAAGTCCGACGCCTACCCCGAGGAGCTGAAGTACTTCAACGCGCGGGGGACCCACATCAAGACCGAGGTGCGACGCGACTACCAGTGCCAGCAAGCCATGTGCGTGCCCCGGTACATGAAGATGGTGGATCACAGCCGATCGAACCACTGGACCGAGTGCCTGCAGAAGGATTGGAAGCTCAACACGAGCTTCGGCGAGGACGTCTTCAGTCTGCGGGCGCTGCAGCGCAGCGAATGAGAACCATGCGACGAACCGGATCGATGGGTGCGCGCGCGGCTCTCGTGGTGCTCTTTGCGGTGGGCCTTTCCTCCGCCGCGCGGGCGGAGGTGAGCCTCAAGTTCAGCGGCAAGCTCCAGAGCGACCTGCGCTTCCGGGTCCTCGGGGCGCGCGTCGGGAGCTGGTACGGGCTGCAGGAGCTCGCCCCGGGCGTCTCCTTCAACGAGAACCTGGTGAAGTTCAAGCTCCAGGCCTCGGCCGGGCGGTTCCGCGGGGTGGCCGACGTGGACGTGATCGCCGTCGGCGCGCCGCGGCCGGGGGACTTCGGCGAGCTGCTGGACCGCAGCAAGCTCGACCCGATCGTGGTCAAGGCGCACTCGCTCTTCGTGGAGGCCACCGACCTGCTCCCGGGGCTCGACCTGCGCGTGGGGCAGCAGGTGGTGAACTGGGGCAAGGGGGATCAGTTCAACCCGACGAACAACCTCAATCCGAACGACCTGTGGGACCCGCTCCTCTTCGGCCAGCAGCTCGGCACGCCGATGGTCAAGGCGGACTACACCTTCTATCGCGAGTGGACCCTCTCGGGCGTGCTGGTCCCGATCTTCAAGCCGGCGCAGCTTCCGTCGTCGGCGCGGCTCGGCGTGGCGTCGCTCGATCGGCTTCCCTTCGTCGAGGATAGCCTGCGCTGGCGCCTGCACGCCGAGCAGACGCTCGTGCGCGACATCCTCAAGTACCCGACGGTGGTGACCAAGGCGATTCCGGTGCTCCCCGAGGCGCGGCTCGACAACATGCAGTTCGCCTTCCGCGTGGCGGGGGTGCTGGCGGAGCACGACCTGGCCTTCAGCTACTACAACGGCCGCACCGACATGCCGCAGCCCTTCGTCAACTACACGCGCCTCAACGCCGGCCGTCGCTGCAGCCCGAGCGACCCGAACGACTGCGTGGCCGGCATGATCGAGACCGAGGTCGAGCTCGGCTACCCGCGCATGCAGGTGCTGGGCTTCAACGCCTCGGGGCAGGTGAACGCGCTCGGCTGGCTCTCGAAGCGCATCCAGCCGATCGGGTACCGCTTCGAGCTCGGCGTCTTCTTCCCGCAGGAGGCGAGCATCATCCTGCTGCAGGACCGCATGGACTTCGGGCTGCGGCTCGAGCCCGCGGGGGAGTACGCCTACGGTCTCGGCGGCAGGCGCCCCCTGACCGTGAAGTCCACGCCCTTCGCCAAGTGGACCCTCGGGCTCGACTACAGCTTCGGCCGCCACGTCTACGCGAACGTCCAGTGGGTGCACGGCTTCGTCGACGAGTTCGGCGCCGGGGACTTCTTCAGCGAGGGGTGGGCCGTACGACGGGGAGGCGCGGCGGGCAACGCGGCGAGCCTCATGACCTGCGCGCTCGTGGACCCCAAGGGGGAGCGCTGCGCGACGGAGATCCTGCGCCCACGGCTCGGCGACTACCTGGTGCTCGGCCTCGACTTCAAGTTTCTGAGCGAGCAGCTGCTCGTGCGGCTCTTCATGATCTGGGACCTCATCGGCGTCTACGAGGAGAAGTGGGACGCGCAGGCCAACCGGCGCGTGCGCACGCACCACGGGACCTTCAGTGCGGAGGGCTTCTCGGCCGTCTTCTTTCCCGAGGTGACCTACAACTTCGGGCACGGCCTCGAGCTCTCCGCCGGCGGTCTCTTCAAGGTCGGCAAGGAGCACACCAAGTTCGGCGACCCCGCGGCCGGCGGCAGCGAGGTCTGGACCCGGGCGCGCTTCACCTACTAAGCGTCCGGCGCACGCCGCCCGGTCCGGAGGGCCCTTCGATAGTCGAGCGCCCTGACCGACCTTCGGTGGGGCGCGCCGTGACCGACGCGGACGGGCCGCGAGGATCTCTCGCAGATCCGCCGCCGGCGGTCGTGGCCCTCCTGGTGCCCGGTTTGCACAGTGCGACGCCGCGGAGGTGTCGCATGCGCAGGTGTGTCGCCGTTTGGACCCTGCTTCTGTTCGGGACTGGGGGCTGCGGCCTCGAGGTCGGCCCGGGCCTCGAGCGCCGGACGAGCAGCACGCGGGCCTCGTTTCTGACCTACAACGCGGGGCTGGCCCACGGCGCCGTGGCGCTGGCGCCCGAGCGCCTGCCGCGCATCGCCGCGGCCCTGAGCGAGAGCGGCGCCGAGGTGCTCTGCCTGCAGGAGGTCTGGCGGGACGAGGACTACGCTGCGCTCAAGACGGCGCTCGCCGAAGCCTACCCGTACGCGTTTCGCGAGCAGACGACCGACACCTCCCCGCGCAAGGTGAGCTGCGACGCCTGGAGCACCTTCCGGCTGGACCGCTGCGTCGCGTCGGACTGCACGCCGAAGGGGATCTCGGCCAGCGAGTGCGTGGCGGGCCCGTGTCAGGCGCGCTACGCGGCGCTCCCCGACGAGTGCAAGCTGTGCCTCGCGGCGAACACGGCGGCCCCCTGGCAGTGCGCTCTCTTCGGGGCCAAGCCCTTCGCCTACGACGGGCGCAACGGCCTCGCCCTCTTCAGCCGCTTTCCGATCGACAACGCGAGCTACCACGGTTTCGAGACGGCGCTCGTGAAGCGCGGCGCGATCCACGCGCGGGTGGGGCAGCGCGAGGTGCGGTGCACGCACCTTTCGGCCAAGCTCGACGACGTGCCCTATCCGAAGGGGCGGCGGAGCGCGAGCTGGGTCGACGAGCAGCGCGAGCAGCTTCGGTGGCTCGCCGACAGCAGCTCCGTGCACCAGTGCACCGTCCTGATGGGGGACCTGAACGCGGGTCCGCAGCGCGTCGGGCTCGCGGCCGAGCTCGGGGAGAGCTACGACGTGCTCCTCGAGGCGGGCTTCGTCGAGCCGTGGAGCGCGCCCGCTTGCACCTGGTGCAAGGACAATCCCTTGGCCGGCTCGCGCCAGGACGCGTGGCTCGACCACGTCATGTTCCGGGGCTGCCCGTCCACGCTCGGCAAGAGCTACCGCCGCGTTCTGGATGCGTGGGTGCAGCTCGTGCTGGGGAGCACCGTGCTGCGCACGCGCCTCTCTGACCACTACGGCCTTCTGGCCGAGCTGACGGACGCATCCTGACCCCATCTCGTCGCGCGTCGCCGCGCGTGGGGTCAAGCTGGCCCGCTCTCGTGGTGGCGTGTCCAGCGTGCGTTGCGGCGGCCAAGATCTCCGTTGAGAAGCATCAAGCCGGGGCCTGACGGGCGCGGTACGCTTGTTTCAAATGGCCGAGCTTCAGTCGCAGGCGCTGACGGTCAACCTGCAGCGGACCGCGGTGGAGGTGGTGATCCCGGAGGAGCAGCGGGTGCTGCTCGAGATCACCGCGCCCCTCTTCGGCGTGCAGCAGGACACCGAGCGGCTGCTGCGCGAGCTCAACCACCGCTACATCGGCTGGGCGCGCGCGCTCGAAGACCTGCACTACCGGGCGCTCGGAGACTTCCCCCACTACCGGGACCATCCGCGCGGGGCCGAGGGGCTGGCCGTCTACGTCGCGCTCTACGCCCGCATGGCGCGCGAGGCCGAGCCGCCTGCCCTGCGCGAGGTGGCGCTGCGCTACCTCTGCTACTACGGCGAGAAGATCCTCTCGGGCTCGGAGCAGGCGCTCGAGCGACACCTCGGCGTGGTGCAGGACATCTTGCGTCGGCTCGATGAGCGGCTGCTGGCCGACGCGCGGCTCGCCCCGGCGCTCACGCCACGGCTGAAGCGCGTTGCGCGGCTCCTCTTCGAGACGGCGCGAGAGCTCGTGGGCGGCAGGGAGGCGCTGGTCCACGCGCTGGACCTGCTCGCGCGCAGCGTGAACCAGCTGGTGGCGGGGCTCCTCGCGGCGGTGGATCCCGTCACCTGGTGTCCAGGGGTGGAGGTGCCGCCTCCGCAGCTCGACGCCATCACACACCGCGCGCTGGCCGGTTACCGAGCCGAGCTGGAAATCCTCGGGGCGGCCCCCGAGGACGCGACCGAGCTCGCCCGCCACGCCGAGCGATTGCTCGTGCTCCCCGACCAGGCGCAGCTCCTGCAAGCCTACCTCGACGTCGGGAGCCAGCTCGGGGGAGAAGGAGTGGGTCCGGCGAGCGCCCTTGCCGGTCCGCTCCGCCAGGTGCGCTGGCTCTCCTTCGTGCTGAGCAGCCCGCACCTCGACGGAGCGCACGAGCAGGCCCTGCGCGACATCGCCCGCTGCTGCGTGGCGGTGATTCGCCAGGCCGACGTGGCGACGCTCGCCGGCTTCGTGCGCGAGACCTTCGCCGTGCTGCGGCAGCTCCCCTCGCCGCACCCCGAGACGACGCTCAACCTGGTGGGCACGGTGGGCGAGGCGATCCTCGCCGCCGACGACCGGCCGGCCGCCGAGGCGCTCATCGACGAGATCCTGACGCTCGACTTCCACTATCCGAGCTTCGCCGGCTTCACCGAGGAGTGGCAGCCGCGCGTCTCCCCGGCGCACCTCGTGAACGTCCGCACCTACCTGCGTCTCATCGAGGTCAACCCCGAGCTCACGCGGCGCCTCCTGGCCGCGCTGGTCGTGCACCTGCGCCTGGGCGGCGTCTTCCTCGCCGACACGGACCTCTTCCAGAAGGACGTCTCGCAGCTCCTCAACGCGGGGATCGGCCCCGTCTATCACCAGCTCAAGCACCTGGCGAAGCTCTTCCCGATCTACTTCAGCGACATCGGCGCCGAGGGAGAGCTGCGCGAGGTCTCGACGCGCCTCGACGAGCTGTCGCACCGGCACGACCCCCTCTGTCACTTCCTCCGCAAGCAGTGCCACGTCGAGTGCAACGCGCTCGTGGCTCCGCTCGTCGAAGAGGCCGCGCGTTTCATGGTCACGGGGGAGGCGGGGCCGCTCGAGCGCCTGCTGCCCCCGCAGCTCCTGGCGCGGCTCGCCGTCGAGGAGAGGGGAGAGCGGTGGACCGAGCTGCGGCGCGTCCTTCTGCCGCTGCTCGGGCCGAGCGGGGACCTTCGGCCCTACTACCGGCTGGGGACCGACGAGCTCACGCGCCGATTCGAGGAGCTCGTGCCCGACGCGGACCCGGTCGAGCGCGAACGCGCGGTGCTCCTCCTCGAGCTGCGGCGCCTCGTGGGGCGCAAGTACGAGCTGGACCATGGGGACCTGGTGGGTCGCCTGCGCGCCTTCCATCGCCTGGACCCCGAGCGCGTGGCAGCGCTCGCGAAGGAGCTCGAGGGAGGGCTCGAGGCCGGCGGGCTCGAAGAGGCGCTCGACGGCGCGCTTTGGCTGCTCGAGCGGCTCAAGGCGCTGATCCTGCAGCCCGAGGCGACGACGGCCGTCGAGGACATCTACCGCAAGCGCCACGTCGCGGTGGGCATCCCGAGCGTCTACGGGCGCTACCGCGAGGAGAAGCTCGAGGCGCTCGGGCTCTCGTTCCGGCTCGAATCGCTCGCCGACGTGCTCTTCGAACGGGTCGTCGCGGACCAGAACCTGGAGGTCATGACGCGCACGACGCTCCGGCGCGTGGCTCGGACCCTGCGGTACTTCCTGCGGGCCCTGCGCGTGGACGGCTGCAACGCGCGCGGCTTCAGCGCCCGCGTGGAGATGCTCGAGGAGGCGCTCGGGCTAGCCGGCACCACCGTCGAGCAGTACCTCGACATCTTCCAGCTCATCGCGCAGAGCCTGAAACACCTCGTGCGGCTGCGCTTCCTCGAGATCTATCAGCCGATCCTCGAGGACCTGCTCCCGCGCATCCTGGTCCGGGACGGCGTGCGCGGCGGCGCGGCAGAGGGCGACGACCCGCGGGAGAGGGCGCTCCGACACGCCGAGGCCTTTCTGCGCGACCTCATGGCGCAGAGCTTCGGGCTGCAGCGACTGGACCTCTACGTGGGGCGCATCCTCGAGACGCTGCGGGCGGAGCGCGACGGGCTCGACGACGAGACGCGGACGCTCCTGCTGGCGCTCGACCTCGAGCGGCTGGCCTCGCCGATCGAGGGCGTGGCGCCGCGCCGGGGGGAGCGGGTCGTCGAGGGCGGCGGGGAGCGGCGGCCGGAGCGGTCGAGGGGGAGCGAGGCAGGGCCTGTCCCGGGAGTGATCCAGCTCGGCAACAAGGGCTGCCTGCTGAAGCGGCTGGCAGAGGCCAAGTTTCCGGTCCCGGCGGGTTTCGTGCTCGCCACGGAGCTCTTCCGCTGCCGCACGGCGATCCGGGTCTACCCGGCGCTGCGTACCGAGCTACGCGAGCGCATCGGCCGCCAGGTCGCCGAGCTCGAGCGCCGCGTCGGGGCGCGGTACGGGGACCCCGGCGGATCGCTCCTCCTGTCGGTGCGCTCCGGCTCGGCGATCAGCATGCCGGGCATGATGGATAGCTTTCTCAACGTGGGGCTCAACCCGACCGTGGCGGAGGGGTTCGCCTCCCGCTCGGGAAGCGCCTGGGCCGCGTGGGACGCCTATCGGCGCTTCGTCCAGATGTGGGGGATGGCCTTCGACATCAGCCGCGACCGCTTCGATCGCCTGATGCAGGAGGCCAAGCGCCGCCATTCGGCGCCGAAGAAGGCCGAGTTTCCGCCAGAGAAGATGCGGCAGCTCGCGCTCCGCTACCGCGAGCTGGTCGAGGATCACGGCGTGGAGGTGCCGGACGACCCGTACGAGCAGCTCGAGATGTGCGTCGAGCTGGTCCTCGATTCGTGGAACAGCGAGCTCGCCCGAGCCTATCGGCGCGCGCTCGGTATCGCCGAGGACTGGGGGACGGCGGTGGTGGTGCAGACGATGGTCTACGGCAACCTGAGCCCGCGTTCGGGGACCGGGGTGGTGCTCACGCGCCCGCGCCTCTCGGGGCGCGCCGGGGTCCAGCTCGACGGGGACTACATCGTGCAGGGGCAG includes:
- a CDS encoding endonuclease/exonuclease/phosphatase family protein, with protein sequence MRRCVAVWTLLLFGTGGCGLEVGPGLERRTSSTRASFLTYNAGLAHGAVALAPERLPRIAAALSESGAEVLCLQEVWRDEDYAALKTALAEAYPYAFREQTTDTSPRKVSCDAWSTFRLDRCVASDCTPKGISASECVAGPCQARYAALPDECKLCLAANTAAPWQCALFGAKPFAYDGRNGLALFSRFPIDNASYHGFETALVKRGAIHARVGQREVRCTHLSAKLDDVPYPKGRRSASWVDEQREQLRWLADSSSVHQCTVLMGDLNAGPQRVGLAAELGESYDVLLEAGFVEPWSAPACTWCKDNPLAGSRQDAWLDHVMFRGCPSTLGKSYRRVLDAWVQLVLGSTVLRTRLSDHYGLLAELTDAS
- a CDS encoding outer membrane lipoprotein-sorting protein, which encodes MTGRWPAWPLACALSLTATSVFADAKGESWLKKLDQALSRPRDQEMLTEMVIQAPAGEPRRIGIRVHVRGGRRHMELLYPGDVKGTKILSLSRTQMYVYLPAYKKIRRIATHVRDQSLFGADYNYDDMSTPTYGDLYHAEFLGETKTQVRLRATLRAGQISPYGKIEFTLRKSDAYPEELKYFNARGTHIKTEVRRDYQCQQAMCVPRYMKMVDHSRSNHWTECLQKDWKLNTSFGEDVFSLRALQRSE